In one window of Mercurialis annua linkage group LG4, ddMerAnnu1.2, whole genome shotgun sequence DNA:
- the LOC126676938 gene encoding 3-hydroxy-3-methylglutaryl-coenzyme A reductase 3-like, whose amino-acid sequence MDPLRRRSSKPSAAGEFHSPPLYLANALFFSLFFSVAYFLLHRWREKIRTATPLHILTFPEIAALFCLVGSVIYLIGFFGISVFLPSNQNFSSKEEEEEKGRFSPRIKTDCSFDPCKPKNSSVIDGDDEEVIKSVVAGSIPSYSLESKLGDCKRAAGIRREALQRMTGRSLEGLPLDGFDYESILGQCCEMPIGYVQIPVGIAGPLLLDGNEYTVPMATTEGCLVASTNRGCKAIYVCGGATATVLKDGMTRAPVVTFPSAKRAADLKFFIEDPLNFDTISVFFNKSSRFGKLQNVKCAIAGKNLYMRFKCSTGDAMGMNMVSKGVQNVLDYLQNDFPDMDVIGISGNFCSDKKPAAVNWIEGRGKSVVCEAVIKEEVVHKVLKTNVAALVELNMLKNLAGSAIAGSLGGFNAHASNIVTAVYLATGQDPAQNVESSHCITMMEAVNHGKDLHVSVTMPSIEVGTVGGGTQLASQAACLNLLGVKGASKDGPPGSNSRLLATIVAGSVLAGELSLMSALAAGQLVKSHMKYNRSSKDVSSIANLNCK is encoded by the exons ATGGACCCCCTTCGCCGGCGTTCCTCTAAGCCCTCCGCCGCCGGCGAATTTCACTCTCCTCCTCTCTACTTAGCTAACGCTTTGTTCTTCTCTCTTTTCTTCTCCGTCGCCTATTTCCTCCTCCATAGATGGCGGGAAAAGATCCGTACTGCCACTCCTCTTCATATTCTCACGTTCCCGGAGATTGCCGCCTTGTTTTGCCTCGTCGGTTCTGTTATTTATCTCATTGGATTCTTCGGCATTAGCGTTTTTCTTCCGTCTAATCAGAATTTCTCTtctaaagaagaagaagaggaaaaagGTCGATTTAGTCCTCGGATTAAAACAGATTGTAGTTTTGATCCTTGTAAACCTAAGAACAGCTCTGTGATTGACGGTGACGACGAGGAGGTTATAAAATCAGTAGTGGCCGGCTCCATTCCGTCGTACTCTCTTGAATCGAAGCTAGGCGACTGTAAAAGGGCGGCTGGGATTCGGCGGGAGGCGCTCCAGAGGATGACGGGGAGGTCTCTTGAAGGGCTGCCGTTGGATGGGTTTGATTACGAGTCGATATTGGGGCAGTGCTGTGAGATGCCGATTGGGTACGTGCAGATTCCGGTGGGGATTGCTGGGCCGTTGCTGTTGGATGGGAACGAGTATACGGTTCCGATGGCGACTACGGAGGGTTGTCTTGTGGCGAGTACTAACAGGGGATGTAAGGCTATTTATGTCTGCGGTGGAGCTACTGCTACTGTGCTTAAAGATGGTATGACCAGGGCTCCGGTTGTCACTTTTCCGTCTGCTAAGAGAGCTGCTGATTTGAAGTTTTTCATTGAAGATCCTCTCAATTTTGACACCATTTCTGTTTTTTTCAACaa GTCAAGCAGATTTGGAAAGCTACAAAATGTGAAATGTGCAATAGCAGGAAAAAATCTGTACATGAGGTTTAAGTGCAGTACAGGGGATGCCATGGGAATGAACATGGTCTCTAAGGGAGTCCAAAATGTTCTTGATTATCTCCAAAATGATTTCCCTGACATGGATGTAATCGGCATCTCTG GGAATTTCTGTTCGGACAAGAAGCCAGCAGCCGTAAACTGGATTGAAGGGCGCGGGAAGTCTGTAGTTTGTGAAGCTGTCATAAAAGAAGAGGTGGTTCATAAGGTACTGAAAACCAATGTGGCCGCCCTTGTGGAGCTTAACATGCTTAAAAACCTCGCTGGGTCGGCGATCGCAGGATCTCTCGGCGGGTTTAATGCCCATGCTAGCAATATTGTGACTGCTGTCTACTTGGCCACAGGACAGGATCCTGCTCAAAATGTAGAGAGTTCGCACTGCATCACCATGATGGAAGCCGTTAACCACGGCAAGGACCTTCACGTATCGGTCACCATGCCTTCCATTGAG GTGGGTACAGTGGGAGGTGGCACTCAACTGGCATCACAAGCAGCCTGCCTGAACCTGCTCGGCGTGAAAGGTGCGAGCAAAGATGGTCCTCCAGGGTCAAACTCACGGCTCCTGGCGACAATTGTGGCTGGTTCTGTTCTGGCAGGAGAGTTGTCTCTTATGTCAGCTCTGGCTGCAGGCCAACTCGTGAAGAGCCACATGAAATACAACAGATCGAGCAAAGATGTGTCAAGTATAGCTAACCTTAACTGTAAGTGA